A stretch of Oryza brachyantha chromosome 4, ObraRS2, whole genome shotgun sequence DNA encodes these proteins:
- the LOC102720598 gene encoding protein SSUH2 homolog: MASTPGAGPGGGVASSAQAPSSSPPGFHDAPRGLRISRPRWIVRTESSIRRERPKRPDPPCTICKGTGKIDCRNCFGQGRTNHANLIMLPKGEWPQWCRICGGSGSDYCHRCHGTGEYREPMGFHFATIHRK; this comes from the exons ATGGCTTCGACGCCGGGGgccggccccggcggcggcgtggcatCATCGGCGCAGGCACCTTCGAGCTCGCCCCCCGGGTTTCACGATGCCCCTCGTGGTCTGCGCATATCGAGGCCTCGGTGGATCGTACGCACCGAG TCAAGCATTAGGAGGGAGAGACCAAAAAGACCTGATCCTCCCTGCACCATCTGCAAAGGCACAGGCAAAATAGACTGCCGTAACTGTTTCGGTCAAG GAAGAACAAATCATGCCAATCTTATCATGCTTCCAAAGGGGGAATGGCCACAATG GTGCCGGATATGCGGTGGCAGCGGGTCAGATTACTGCCACCGTTGCCATGGAACCGGTGAATATCGAGAACCTATGGGCTTTCACTTTGCCACTATCCATAGGAAATGA
- the LOC102720137 gene encoding putative ABC transporter C family member 15, protein MVYKDTAEQSGMHYTCSTEEPFPDASKDDHVNNRRKSSYGEATISQHFTFSWMNDLLAKGANKPLDEDDIPDVGKKESAQYISRIFSDIIVKGNPPMTVSSICKAAFLLIWKKAALNATFGLLSVVASFVGAYLIKDFVGYLGGDDGFERGYYLVLVFVGAKAIETLAYRQWFFGSLQVYLRLRTSLISQVYRKVLYLSSQSRQKHTSGEIINYVGVDIERIVNVAWYVNMVFMMPIQISLATYILWKNLGLGSLAGIATTTIIMLCNIPFTRIQKRLHAGIMKAKDDRMELTSEAIRSMKILKLQAWDIQYLKKLKILRKEEHMWLWEFLRLKALLAFMFWGAPTVISIMTFASCILMGIPLTAGRVLSTLATVNILKEPIFSLPELLTAFAQGKISADRIVSYLQEEEIGSDAIESVAGNKNEFSIEIDQGAFSWKTDAKIPTLQDIHVKIHKGMKVAVCGAVGSGKSSLLSCVLGEMPKLQGTVKVFGSKAYVPQSSWILSGTIRENILFGSPFESDKYERTIEACALVKDIGVFSDGDMTDIGERGTTMSGGQKQRIQIARAVYKDADIYLLDDPFSAVDPQTGRHLYKKCLMEVLRDKTVLYVTHQVEFLADADLIMVMQNGRIVQAGKFHELQQNMAFGVIFGAHFYAVEQVCNAKGTSTYLSKHHTESEKVPSINESDAENDISRKWQNTNMINCRQEVFRDNTEEGKLLQGEERENGNISKQVFLSYLTAARGGLFIPMIIAAQCFFQIFEVGSNYWMASACHPRNGSKSKMESIQFMVYVFISVGSALCILIRAVLVAVTGLLTSEKLFKSMMHCIFHAPMSFFDSTPTGRILNRASIDQSVLDLETASTLSESTFSVMQFLGTILIISYVSWPVLIIFVPSILICIRYQRYYSLTATELARLSGTQKAPILHHFGETFYGAAIIRAFSQEEQFYRSNLSLLDNHSKPWFHLMAAVEWLSFRMNLLCNFVFGFSLVLLVRLPQGFINPSIGGLVVMYAWNLNTQLSEASRNISRAEANMISVERILQYTKLPSEAPTVTEGSKPPVAWPEYGTISISNLEVRYAEHLPSVLRNINCVIPAEKTVGIVGRTGSGKSTLVQVLFRIVEPRDGTIKIDSINICKIGLHDLRSSICILPQDPVMFDGTIRGNLDPMNEYPDSRIWEVVDKCQLGNVVRSTEKKLDEIVIENGDNWSMGQRQLFCLGRILLRKSKILVLDEATASVDSATDRIIQEIIRQEFQDCTVLAIAHRMNTVIDSDLILVLGEGRILEYDTPAKLLQKEESTFSKLTKEYSQQSQHFKSSTATHRMGSY, encoded by the exons ATGGTGTACAAAGATACTGCAGAGCAATCTG GGATGCACTACACCTGCAGCACAGAAGAACCATTTCCAGATGCTTCAAAAGATGACCATGTGAATAACAGGAGAAAATCTTCTTATGGGGAGGCAACTATTTCACAGCATTTCACTTTCTCTTGGATGAATGATCTTCTTGCTAAAGGTGCCAATAAACCTTTGGATGAGGATGACATACCAGATGTTGGTAAGAAGGAAAGTGCCCAATATATCTCTAGAATATTCAGTGATATCATTGTGAAAGGGAATCCTCCTATGACAGTTTCGTCCATTTGTAAAGCAGCCTTCCTTCTCATTTGGAAGAAGGCAGCACTCAATGCAACCTTTGGACTCCTAAGTGTAGTTGCCTCCTTTGTGGGGGCATACTTAATCAAGGACTTTGTGGGCTATCTAGGTGGAGATGATGGATTTGAAAGAGGCTACTATCTTGTACTTGTATTTGTAGGTGCCAAGGCTATTGAAACTCTTGCTTACAGACAATGGTTCTTTGGAAGTCTACAGGTTTATTTGCGCCTAAGAACATCTCTAATATCTCAGGTATACCGAAAGGTCCTTTATTTATCAAGCCAGTCAAGGCAGAAACATACCTCAGGGGAGATAATTAACTATGTCGGTGTTGATATTGAAAGGATTGTTAATGTTGCATGGTATGTGAACATGGTCTTCATGATGCCTATACAAATTTCCCTAGCAACATATATTCTTTGGAAAAATCTTGGTCTGGGTTCTTTAGCTGGAATAGCAACAACAACCATAATAATGCTTTGCAATATTCCTTTTACAAGAATCCAGAAAAGATTGCACGCAGGAATTATGAAAGCAAAAGATGACAGAATGGAACTGACATCTGAGGCTATAAGAAGCATGAAGATATTAAAACTCCAAGCTTGGGATATCCAATACCTtaagaaattgaaaattttgaggaAAGAAGAGCATATGTGGCTGTGGGAATTTCTAAGGCTAAAAGCACTATTAGCATTTATGTTCTGGGGAGCACCCACTGTCATATCAATCATGACATTTGCTTCATGCATTCTGATGGGAATCCCTCTAACAGCTGGAAGAGTGTTGTCCACACTAGCAACTGTGAATATACTGAAGGAACCTATCTTTAGTTTACCAGAATTGCTTACTGCCTTTGCACAGGGGAAGATCTCAGCTGACAGAATAGTGTCATATCTCCAGGAAGAAGAAATAGGATCTGATGCAATCGAGAGTGTGGCAGgaaacaaaaatgaattttctatagaGATTGATCAGGGAGCATTTAGCTGGAAAACTGATGCAAAAATCCCAACACTTCAAGATATACATGTAAAGATACACAAAGGGATGAAAGTGGCAGTATGTGGGGCTGTTGGGAGTGGAAAATCTAGTCTGTTGTCATGTGTACTTGGAGAGATGCCAAAATTGCAGGGAACTGTTAAAGTCTTTGGAAGCAAAGCATATGTTCCACAGTCGTCATGGATACTTTCTGGGACTATAAGAGAAAACATTCTCTTTGGAAGCCCATTTGAGAGTGATAAATACGAGAGGACAATTGAAGCATGTGCCTTGGTTAAAGACATCGGAGTCTTCTCGGATGGTGATATGACAGATATTGGAGAACGGGGAACGACTATGAGTGGAGGACAAAAGCAACGGATTCAAATTGCAAGGGCAGTTTACAAGGATGCTGATATATACCTGCTTGATGATCCTTTCAGTGCAGTCGACCCTCAAACTGGCAGGCATTTATACAAG AAATGCCTGATGGAAGTCCTAAGGGACAAAACTGTATTATACGTCACACACCAAGTTGAATTTCTAGCCGATGCAGACCTTATTATg GTGATGCAAAATGGAAGGATAGTACAAGCAGGAAAATTTCATGAACTCCAACAGAACATGGCTTTTGGAGTTATATTTGGGGCTCACTTTTATGCTGTTGAACAAGTTTGTAACGCAAAAGGCACAAGCACATATTTGTCAAAGCATCATACAGAATCAGAAAAGGTACCGAGCATCAATGAGTCAGATGCAGAAAATGATATCAGCAGAAAATGGCAAAACacaaatatgataaattgcaGACAAGAAGTATTTAGAGATAACACTGAGGAAGGGAAATTATTGCAGggtgaagagagagagaatggaaACATTAGCAAGCAAGTCTTTTTGTCGTACCTCACAGCTGCTCGGGGTGGACTTTTCATTCCTATGATAATTGCAGCACAGTGCTTCTTTCAGATATTTGAAGTGGGAAGCAACTATTGGATGGCATCAGCTTGCCATCCAAGAAATGGAAGCAAATCAAAAATGGAATCCATCCAGTTCATGGTGTATGTATTTATATCAGTTGGCAGCGCCTTGTGTATCTTGATTCGAGCAGTTCTTGTAGCGGTAACCGGCCTCCTCACATCAGAAAAATTGTTCAAGAGCATGATGCATTGCATCTTTCATGCTCCTATGTCTTTCTTTGACTCGACACCTACAGGGCGAATCTTAAACAGG GCTTCTATTGATCAAAGTGTGCTAGATTTGGAGACAGCGTCAACATTAAGTGAGAGCACATTTTCAGTGATGCAGTTTCTAGGAACAATACTAATCATATCATATGTTTCCTGGCCAGTTCTCATTATTTTTGTTCCGTCAATATTGATTTGCATCAGGTATCAG AGATATTACAGTCTAACAGCAACAGAATTAGCTCGCCTATCAGGAACTCAAAAGGCTCCAATTCTTCATCATTTTGGGGAAACTTTCTATGGAGCTGCAATAATTCGAGCCTTTAGCCAAGAAGAGCAGTTCTACAGATCAAATCTGAGTTTACTTGATAATCATTCAAAACCGTGGTTTCACTTGATGGCTGCAGTAGAATGGCTCTCTTTTAGAATGAATTTGTTATGCAACTTTGTCTTTGGGTTCTCATTGGTTTTGCTTGTGCGTCTTCCACAAGGTTTTATTAATCCAA GCATTGGTGGGCTGGTAGTGATGTATGCATGGAATTTGAATACACAACTATCAGAAGCCTCCCGAAATATAAGTCGCGCAGAAGCAAACATGATATCAGTTGAAAGAATACTACAGTACACAAAGCTTCCAAGTGAAGCCCCAACCGTAACTGAGGGTAGCAAGCCGCCAGTGGCATGGCCAGAGTACGGCACgataagcataagcaactTAGAG GTCAGATATGCAGAACATCTCCCTTCAGTATTGAGAAACATAAATTGTGTGATTCCAGCTGAGAAAACAGTAGGTATTGTTGGGCGGACAGGTAGTGGGAAGTCAACCTTAGTACAAGTACTTTTTCGAATTGTTGAGCCAAGGGATGGGACCATCAAGATCGACAGCATCAACATCTGCAAAATTGGACTTCATGATCTGAGATCGAGCATATGTATTCTCCCACAGGATCCAGTGATGTTTGATGGTACAATCAGAGGAAATCTTGATCCCATGAACGAGTACCCAGATAGTAGGATATGGGAG GTAGTAGACAAGTGTCAGCTTGGCAATGTGGTGCGCTCGACTGAGAAAAAGCTGGATGAAATAG TAATTGAAAATGGGGACAACTGGAGCATGGGACAGCGACAACTATTTTGTCTAGGCAGAATCCTCCTAAGGAAGAGCAAGATTCTAGTGCTTGATGAGGCAACTGCTTCAGTTGACTCTGCTACAGACAGGATCATACAAGAGATAATTCGGCAAGAATTTCAAGATTGCACGGTACTTGCAATTGCCCATAGAATGAACACTGTTATTGACAGTGACCTTATTCTTGTTCTTGGTGAAG GTAGGATCTTAGAATATGACACCCCTGCCAAACTGCTCCAGAAAGAGGAATCCACATTCTCTAAGCTAACCAAAGAGTACTCACAACAATCGCAGCACTTCAAGTCTTCAACAGCAACACACAGAATGGGTAGCTACTAA
- the LOC102720873 gene encoding alpha-1,3/1,6-mannosyltransferase ALG2, whose protein sequence is MAAAAAAEGVAGEPSGTRTKRLKVAVIHPDLGIGGAERLIVDAACQLAAHGHDVHVFTSHHDKNRCFEETVSGPFEVKVYGDFLPHHIFYRFHAVCAYLRCIFVAMCVLLWWPSFDIILVDQVSVVIPLLKLKAASKIVFYCHFPDLLLAQHTTMLRRFYRKPIDMIEETTTGMADLILVNSRFTAATFARTFCGLHARGIEPAVLYPAVSVEQFQEPHAYKLNFLSINRFERKKNLDLAISAFALLRSVASMQPDDAQQEVTLTVAGGYDKRLRENVEYLEELKRLAVTEGVSEHVKFVTSCSTSERNELLSNCLCVLYTPKDEHFGIVPLEAMAAYKPVIACNSGGPVETVINDETGFLCDPSAPEFSKAMLKLVNDHDLAVKMGKQARDHVVQKFSTKTFGELLNMYVLNVYHHRIE, encoded by the exons atggcggcggcggcggcggcggaaggagTTGCGGGCGAGCCGTCGGGGACGAGGACGAAGCGGCTTAAGGTCGCCGTCATCCACCCTGATCTCGGGATAG GTGGTGCTGAGAGATTGATAGTTGATGCGGCTTGTCAGCTTGCCGCCCATGGTCATGATGTTCATGTTTTCACATCTCATCATGACAAAAATCGATGCTTTGAGGAGACTGTTTCTG GTCCCTTTGAAGTTAAAGTATATGGAGATTTCTTGCCTCACCATATTTTTTACCGCTTCCATGCTGTTTGTGCATACCTTCGCTGCATTTTTGTTGCAATGTGTGTGCTACTTTGGTGGCCCTCATTTGACATCATATTAGTAGACCAGGTTTCAGTTGTGATTCCACTGCTTAAACTGAAGGCAGCATCCAAG ATAGTATTTTATTGTCATTTTCCTGATCTGTTGCTTGCTCAACATACTACCATGCTTCGGAGGTTTTATCGCAAGCCAATCGACATGATTGAAGAAACAACTACTG GCATGGCAGATTTGATTCTCGTAAACAGCAGGTTTACTGCAGCAACATTTGCCAGGACCTTTTGTGGCCTTCATGCAAGAGGAATCGAACCTGCTGTGCTATATCCAGCTGTCTCTGTTGAGCAGTTTCAGGAACCTCATGCTTATAA GTTGAATTTCCTCTCAATTAATCGGtttgagaggaaaaagaatcTTGACCTAGCCATTTCAGCATTTGCTTTGCTTCGCTCTGTTGCCTCTATGCAGCCTGATGATGCTCAACAGGAAGTTACCTTAACAGTGGCAG GTGGATATGATAAGCGTCTCAGAGAAAATGTTGAATATCTTGAGGAGCTCAAAAGATTAGCTGTGACCGAAGGGGTTTCTGAACATGTCAAATTTGTGACATCTTGTTCAACATCTGAAAGGAATGAACTTCTCTCCAACTGCCTTTGTGTGTTATACACTCCAAAG GATGAACATTTTGGCATTGTTCCTCTGGAAGCCATGGCGGCATATAAGCCTGTAATTGCATGCAACAGCGGTGGTCCAGTGGAAACAGTCATAAATGACGAGACAGGGTTTCTCTGTGACCCCTCTGCCCCTGAATTTTCAAAAGCCATGCTGAAGCTCGTGAACGATCACGATCTAGCAGTTAAGATGGGTAAACAAGCAAGGGACCATGTGGTGCAGAAGTTCTCAACCAAGACATTTGGTGAGCTTCTTAACATGTATGTCCTTAATGTGTACCATCACAGGATTGAGTGA